A single genomic interval of Nitratidesulfovibrio sp. SRB-5 harbors:
- a CDS encoding (deoxy)nucleoside triphosphate pyrophosphohydrolase: protein MAVVAGILWDGERFLAVERPEGKPQAGFWEFPGGKIEPGEAPSDALTRELGEELGVTPVQATFWRTVRHDYPHLSVELHFFHVTGFTGTVTALEGHRFAWLTWDEAMRLPFLEADLPLVADLRDGPGTGAGPGPGPGQDTDG from the coding sequence ATCGCCGTGGTGGCGGGCATTCTGTGGGACGGCGAGCGGTTTCTGGCCGTGGAGCGCCCGGAGGGCAAGCCGCAGGCGGGGTTCTGGGAATTTCCCGGCGGCAAGATCGAACCGGGCGAGGCCCCGTCGGACGCCCTGACCCGCGAACTGGGCGAGGAGCTGGGCGTGACGCCGGTGCAGGCCACCTTCTGGCGCACCGTGCGGCACGACTATCCGCACCTGTCGGTGGAACTGCACTTCTTTCACGTGACAGGGTTCACCGGCACGGTCACCGCGCTGGAGGGCCACCGCTTCGCGTGGCTGACCTGGGACGAGGCCATGCGCCTGCCGTTTCTGGAGGCGGACCTGCCGCTGGTGGCCGATCTGCGGGACGGGCCGGGGACGGGGGCAGGACCGGGGCCGGGACCGGGCCAGGACACGGACGGGTGA